In Candidatus Gastranaerophilales bacterium, a single genomic region encodes these proteins:
- a CDS encoding 3'-5' exonuclease, with the protein MKISAINNANRSNKMMLSQNIIEKNPQLYKNNPITKSQGNAFRAYTPAFTGLWFENNIVKKVEGKKYQGKGLYTPNGHYVDFNKVGWEHLSKEPLDLRTATDTEIYAFQHANALAETNDTTWVRRYNNYNVTKPLATFHTLNSQKSKASFSTNLTALHDVSIHKSLDVPITDDNGKLSLDCTVFDTETTGVNLTDTSKPLDKIIQIGALQVKDGDIVTDSGYSQLLNPETHIPEGSTAVHGITDEMVQDKPNIEQVLKPFVNDYLNKKNGVIVAYNSKFDITILNNAIREHNSYSHEPLKEKQAFKVLDPFVLIQRIHPYVGAKKKLSEQYKFLFCKNLDDAHDAFADVKGTVDVMKYALYYLSEHRVDKSKPLTLREVLVFQNGGKVENIDIPLDREGCRADVNFRKSYSQVSMAVDNYFKGYKLTPKSLKELEPEIGAENIQKLQGIKNKQIDLNPKDGYPINPSEAEPKKDGGVQNAFYVMEKNFNKVLDFYKIDSYGELSKEDVKAIITEKAKQYIHEDSVDIWMKNPNPKDIPDGNDMPDYKIAKRVMQEDIKE; encoded by the coding sequence ATGAAAATATCGGCGATTAATAATGCAAATAGAAGTAATAAAATGATGCTTTCTCAAAACATAATTGAGAAGAACCCTCAACTTTATAAAAATAATCCGATAACAAAAAGTCAAGGCAATGCCTTTAGAGCGTATACGCCTGCTTTTACAGGTTTGTGGTTTGAAAACAATATTGTAAAAAAGGTTGAAGGTAAGAAATATCAAGGTAAAGGTCTTTATACCCCGAACGGTCATTATGTTGATTTCAACAAAGTTGGTTGGGAGCATTTATCAAAAGAGCCATTGGATTTAAGAACGGCTACAGATACCGAGATATATGCGTTTCAACACGCAAACGCATTAGCGGAAACAAATGATACAACTTGGGTTCGCAGATATAATAATTATAATGTGACAAAACCTTTGGCGACTTTTCATACTTTAAATTCTCAGAAGTCTAAAGCTTCATTTTCGACCAATTTAACTGCACTGCATGATGTTTCAATACACAAATCGTTAGACGTTCCGATTACAGATGATAACGGCAAGTTATCTCTTGATTGTACGGTTTTTGATACCGAAACTACCGGCGTAAACCTTACAGATACAAGCAAACCTTTGGATAAGATTATCCAAATCGGTGCACTTCAAGTAAAAGATGGTGATATTGTAACAGATTCAGGCTATAGTCAACTTTTAAATCCGGAAACCCATATACCGGAGGGCTCTACAGCTGTTCATGGGATTACTGATGAGATGGTGCAAGATAAGCCGAATATTGAGCAAGTTTTAAAGCCATTTGTAAATGATTATTTGAACAAAAAAAATGGAGTTATAGTTGCCTATAATTCAAAATTTGATATTACTATTTTGAATAATGCAATTAGGGAGCATAATTCTTATTCGCATGAACCGTTAAAAGAAAAACAAGCATTCAAAGTACTTGACCCATTTGTGTTGATTCAGCGAATTCACCCTTATGTCGGTGCAAAGAAAAAATTGAGCGAGCAATATAAATTTTTGTTCTGCAAAAATCTTGATGATGCCCACGACGCTTTTGCTGACGTAAAAGGCACTGTTGATGTTATGAAATATGCTCTTTATTATTTAAGTGAGCATAGGGTCGATAAGTCGAAACCTCTTACTTTGAGGGAGGTTCTTGTCTTCCAAAACGGCGGAAAAGTTGAAAATATTGATATCCCGTTGGATAGAGAAGGTTGCAGAGCTGATGTCAATTTTAGAAAGTCATATTCTCAAGTTTCAATGGCGGTGGATAATTATTTTAAAGGATATAAGTTGACACCGAAATCTTTAAAAGAGTTAGAGCCTGAGATTGGAGCGGAAAATATTCAAAAGCTTCAAGGTATAAAAAATAAGCAGATAGATTTGAATCCAAAAGACGGTTATCCGATTAATCCGAGTGAAGCTGAGCCGAAAAAAGACGGCGGAGTGCAAAATGCATTTTATGTAATGGAGAAAAATTTCAATAAAGTGCTTGATTTTTATAAAATAGATTCATACGGAGAATTGTCAAAAGAGGACGTAAAGGCAATCATCACGGAGAAAGCAAAGCAATATATTCACGAAGATTCAGTTGATATTTGGATGAAAAATCCCAATCCCAAAGACATTCCTGACGGAAATGATATGCCTGATTACAAGATTGCCAAAAGGGTAATGCAGGAAGATATAAAAGAATAA
- a CDS encoding Crp/Fnr family transcriptional regulator, with the protein MLNIPIFADINENDMLSLLRCLDIKTKSYKKGVDIIKFKSKITAVGIVLTGSVDVIKSDINGDTYRLRKLGENGIFAEDLVCSQVKESPINVVATSNCEVLFVPYEKLIAPCQKACPYHIRLVKNVLKVIADNNINLMLQFDLLGKRTIREKLLTYLRTKSHEAGTEKFEIKLNRNELAEFICVDRSAMCRELGNMRDDGLIQFEKNHFTLL; encoded by the coding sequence ATGCTCAATATTCCTATATTTGCTGATATAAATGAGAACGATATGCTTTCTCTTTTGAGATGTTTGGATATCAAAACCAAGTCTTACAAAAAAGGTGTTGATATAATTAAATTTAAAAGCAAAATCACGGCGGTTGGTATAGTCTTGACGGGTAGTGTTGATGTCATTAAATCGGATATTAACGGTGATACTTATAGGCTAAGAAAGTTGGGTGAAAACGGGATTTTTGCAGAAGATTTAGTTTGCTCTCAAGTAAAAGAGAGCCCGATTAATGTTGTGGCTACTTCAAATTGTGAGGTTTTGTTTGTACCTTATGAAAAATTGATAGCCCCCTGTCAAAAGGCTTGCCCGTACCACATTCGGCTTGTGAAGAATGTTTTAAAAGTTATTGCTGACAATAATATAAATCTTATGCTTCAGTTTGACTTGTTGGGTAAAAGAACAATCAGAGAAAAACTTTTGACTTATTTAAGAACTAAAAGCCACGAAGCTGGTACGGAAAAATTTGAAATTAAATTAAATCGAAACGAGCTTGCAGAATTTATATGCGTTGATAGAAGTGCAATGTGTCGAGAGCTTGGCAATATGCGAGATGACGGGTTGATTCAATTTGAAAAAAATCATTTTACTTTGTTGTAA
- a CDS encoding ATP-binding protein, giving the protein MNLAIQGFSYANLHTKNGLKQQKAVQSPIANENFAPRVTRLVDTNYGASLVNKNAISFKGVEPDNAVSTEVIPLSTRIGGALANMGKDDAVIVAPSLESAKKDFQESADEVQSVVKKVNLIVDPSIIGSFLLKKNDIDLYDILNMSKSNMMIESGEQKFLLHPKKTALVMEHDTYKLGGTKFQVEPDFNLLTKDLPKLGVETYDFSKKDLTAIKKLNLKHMEELGYQATETGTKKKLTFSDVGGQDAALTELKKSVVYPLKFPSAYKNNIINRGIILTGGPGTGKTLMAEALANETDAHFIKLNGLEMESKWVGQTEENWRALFDEAKDNQPSIVFIDEFDAVAKNREGSDTSRHDDKTVNQLLTLMSDLEKGKDDVFVIVATNKIDLLDPAIKRSGRFGKHIQVGAPDLAGCKKILDIHTKELPIEDGFDKDAFANKLKSANATGADIAKIANDANSLMYERTGVYEKMENGTFEDKDVEQLKILPQDFDKALTEFEEQKKVEDGDVKKHNPIGFLADIH; this is encoded by the coding sequence ATGAACCTTGCTATACAAGGGTTTTCGTATGCTAATTTGCATACAAAAAATGGACTAAAACAACAAAAAGCTGTACAATCACCAATTGCAAACGAAAATTTTGCACCAAGAGTAACTCGATTGGTGGACACTAATTATGGAGCTTCACTTGTAAATAAAAACGCAATAAGTTTCAAAGGGGTAGAACCTGATAATGCAGTAAGTACAGAGGTTATACCATTGTCAACCAGAATTGGCGGGGCTTTGGCAAATATGGGTAAGGATGATGCTGTTATCGTGGCACCATCACTCGAGTCGGCTAAAAAAGATTTTCAAGAATCTGCTGATGAGGTTCAATCTGTTGTGAAAAAAGTCAATTTGATTGTTGACCCATCAATTATAGGTTCTTTTTTGTTAAAGAAAAATGATATCGATTTGTACGACATTTTGAATATGAGCAAATCTAATATGATGATAGAGTCAGGTGAGCAAAAGTTCTTGCTTCATCCGAAAAAAACCGCTTTGGTTATGGAGCATGATACCTACAAACTTGGGGGCACTAAGTTCCAAGTTGAGCCTGATTTCAATCTTCTAACTAAAGATTTACCAAAACTCGGTGTCGAAACTTACGATTTTTCAAAAAAAGATTTGACTGCCATTAAAAAATTAAATTTGAAACACATGGAAGAATTGGGCTATCAAGCAACAGAAACCGGCACAAAGAAAAAACTTACATTCTCTGACGTGGGTGGACAAGATGCGGCTTTAACCGAGCTCAAAAAATCTGTTGTATATCCGTTGAAATTCCCGTCTGCGTATAAAAATAATATTATCAATAGAGGTATTATTTTAACAGGAGGTCCCGGAACAGGTAAAACTCTAATGGCAGAGGCTCTGGCTAATGAAACGGATGCTCATTTTATAAAATTAAACGGGCTTGAAATGGAATCAAAATGGGTCGGACAAACTGAAGAAAACTGGAGAGCTTTGTTTGATGAAGCAAAAGACAATCAGCCGAGTATCGTTTTCATTGATGAGTTTGATGCTGTTGCGAAAAATAGAGAAGGCTCTGATACTTCAAGACATGATGACAAAACAGTAAATCAATTATTAACATTGATGAGCGACCTTGAAAAAGGAAAAGATGATGTATTTGTTATTGTTGCTACAAATAAAATAGATTTGTTAGACCCTGCTATTAAAAGGTCAGGCAGATTTGGTAAGCATATTCAAGTTGGAGCTCCTGATTTAGCAGGTTGCAAAAAAATCTTAGATATCCATACAAAAGAGCTTCCTATTGAAGACGGATTTGATAAAGATGCTTTTGCGAACAAGCTTAAATCTGCAAATGCAACCGGTGCTGATATCGCAAAAATAGCCAATGACGCAAATTCGCTTATGTATGAAAGAACAGGCGTATATGAAAAAATGGAAAACGGTACTTTTGAAGATAAAGACGTTGAACAATTGAAGATATTGCCGCAAGATTTTGACAAAGCTTTAACTGAATTTGAAGAACAAAAAAAGGTCGAAGATGGAGATGTGAAAAAACACAATCCGATAGGCTTTTTAGCAGATATCCATTAA
- the hcp gene encoding hydroxylamine reductase, whose protein sequence is MFCFQCEQTARGKNCGNPAGVCGKSEKTANLQDKLLESLIHLANSDLEKDATTDRLTIDGLFTTITNVNFAPDTIEKFIEKVENTYKSENNQPIDFKMEELWESNDDTRSLKSLILFGLKGIAAYAHHARVLGDENEEINKFFYKALKAISQPKKIDELLELVNETGLMNLKAMELLNEANTTAYGNPVPTQVTTNIEKGPFIVVSGHDLRDLGLLLEQTKGKGINIYTHSEMLPCHAYPELKKYPHLKGNFGTAWQNQQKEFAHLPAPILFTTNCIMPPYDSYKDRVFTSSVVEYPNTPHIGEDKDFTPVIEKALELKGYSEDKKMTGINGGDVLTTGFGENSVLKIAEHIIESVQNGDIKHFFLVGGCDGAKPGRNYYTEFVEKTPKNSIILTLACGKYRFNDLDLGTINGIPRILDMGQCNDAHSAIKVALALANAFNCNVNDLPLSFVLSWYEQKAVAILLSLLSLGIKNIYLGPTLPAFISPNVLRVLVEKYKIKPITTPENDMKKMLKSE, encoded by the coding sequence ATGTTCTGTTTTCAATGCGAGCAAACAGCAAGAGGTAAAAATTGCGGAAATCCTGCAGGAGTCTGCGGAAAAAGTGAAAAAACTGCAAACCTCCAAGATAAATTGCTTGAATCATTAATTCATTTAGCAAACAGCGACCTTGAAAAAGATGCGACAACTGATAGACTCACCATCGACGGGCTTTTTACCACAATTACCAACGTGAATTTTGCACCTGATACTATCGAAAAATTTATAGAAAAAGTAGAAAATACTTATAAATCCGAAAATAATCAACCCATTGATTTTAAAATGGAAGAACTCTGGGAAAGCAATGACGATACTCGCTCTTTAAAATCATTAATCCTTTTCGGGCTGAAAGGAATTGCCGCCTATGCACACCACGCAAGGGTTTTAGGAGATGAAAATGAAGAAATAAACAAGTTTTTTTATAAGGCTCTTAAAGCCATTTCTCAACCTAAAAAAATTGATGAATTATTAGAACTGGTAAATGAAACAGGTTTAATGAACCTGAAAGCTATGGAACTTTTAAATGAAGCAAACACAACTGCCTATGGAAATCCTGTTCCGACTCAAGTAACAACAAATATAGAAAAAGGTCCATTCATTGTTGTAAGCGGACACGATTTAAGAGATTTAGGACTGCTTTTAGAGCAAACAAAAGGTAAGGGGATTAATATCTACACCCACAGCGAAATGCTTCCTTGCCATGCTTATCCTGAGCTTAAAAAATATCCTCATCTCAAAGGCAATTTTGGCACTGCTTGGCAAAATCAACAAAAAGAATTTGCCCACCTGCCTGCTCCGATATTATTTACGACAAATTGTATTATGCCACCATACGATAGCTACAAAGACAGAGTTTTCACAAGCTCTGTGGTAGAATATCCAAACACTCCTCATATAGGCGAAGATAAAGATTTTACTCCTGTCATCGAAAAAGCTCTCGAGCTTAAAGGCTACTCAGAAGACAAAAAAATGACAGGAATAAACGGCGGAGATGTTTTAACAACAGGTTTTGGCGAAAACAGCGTTTTAAAAATTGCAGAACACATAATCGAATCTGTACAAAACGGCGACATCAAACATTTCTTTCTTGTAGGAGGATGTGATGGGGCAAAACCGGGAAGAAATTATTATACAGAATTTGTCGAAAAAACTCCTAAAAATTCAATTATTTTAACTCTGGCATGCGGGAAATATCGATTTAACGACCTTGATTTAGGCACAATAAACGGCATACCTAGAATTCTCGATATGGGTCAATGCAATGACGCCCACAGTGCGATAAAAGTGGCTTTAGCACTCGCTAACGCATTCAATTGCAACGTAAATGACCTGCCATTATCCTTTGTTCTTTCTTGGTACGAACAAAAAGCTGTTGCCATCTTGCTATCGCTTTTATCACTCGGCATAAAAAATATTTATCTAGGACCAACTTTACCAGCCTTCATCTCGCCAAACGTATTGCGAGTATTAGTCGAAAAATACAAAATAAAACCTATTACAACTCCTGAAAATGATATGAAAAAAATGCTTAAATCTGAATAA